Within Bacteroidales bacterium, the genomic segment AATAAGAACGAAAACAAGTATGTTATAAATATAAAAGATAATGGTATTGGCAGAAAAAAAGCTAAAGAACTTTCAGTATTCAGCACCGGAAGAGGTATGAAAATACTTGACCAGATAATAGAATTATATTATAATTTACAAAATATAAAAATAAACTATGAAATAACAGACCTTTATGATAATTTTAATAATCCGAAAGGAACAGAGGTTTTAATTGAAGTATCATTATAATATACCAGCTGGTACGGACAACATGTCTGCCCCAGCTTAAGTATATTTGCTTTGTAAGCAGAATAAGCTTTCGAAAGAATATGAATTTGTCGGACAATTAAAAATAACAGTATTATCTTTAATGAACAATATTATGAAAAATATTATTCTTTTTCTTTTAGCAATAGGGTTAAGTTTGAACTTATCAGCCCAAAATAGTATAGATATTCTAACAATTGTTGGTCAATACGGATTTCCACAAAGCTATGAAACCCAGTATACGAAAGAAGCGACAGAAATTAGTTATAATTTAGGGTTGACAATACCTGTTAAATTTTCCGAATCAAGTATTCTGTTTAACAACCTGAACTATTATTATTTTAATGTAAATAATGATATCACTATGGATGATAGTATTGTTAATCCAATTGAATTGTATGGTTTTATACTTCGAACCGGATTAGTGCAAAAATTTAGCGACAACCGTGCCGTGTTATTATTTTTTTTGCCTCGTTATATGTCAGATTTCAATGAAACAAACGAGAACAGGTTTCAGATGGGTGGTATGGCAATGTATGAAAAACGTTACAGTGATAATTTAATGATGCGTTTTGGTGCAATGTTTAACAATGAGTTTTTTGGTCCATATTTAGTTCCTTTAATTCATGTAGACTGGCAACTATCATTGAAATGGAGCATTGTAGGAATGTTACCTGTTTATTTAAAAGTAAACTATAGAATAAACGAGCGTCTAATTGTAGGATTCAGTCATTTTGGGCTTACAACATCATACCGGCTTGGAAAAGAAGGATATTCAGGAGATTATTTAACCAGACAAAGTATTGATCTTTCGTTTTATGGACGTTATAATATTGTTGGGAATTTTCATATAGAAGGAAAAATTGGTTTGGCAACAGGAAGAGATTATGCTCAATATAAGACCGACCAGAAAGTTGACTTTAGTTTGCCTTTGGTTAATATTGGAGATAACAGGGTACAGAAAAACCATAGTTTTAATGATGGAGCTTTTGTTAACTTACGTTTGATATATAGCATACCCTTAGATGAAGAATAAAAACCCTTATATGTTTCCTGTTTCTATGATTAAGAAAAATGTAAGAAAATGAAAAAAATAACATGCATAATTGTTGATGATGAAAAAGAAGCAAGAGACAGGGCTGAAGACTTGTTAAAAATGTTTAAAGAAATTCGGATAATTGCAAAAGAAGGTGATACTGACATTGCTATAAAAAAAATTATTCAGCAAAAACCTGATATTGTTTTCCTTGATATCGAAATGCCAGGTAAAAATGGTTTTGATATTGTTAACGAAATAAAGGAAAATAATATTTCCCCAAAATTTATTTTTGTAACCGGACATTCTCAATATACAATTAAAGCTATTAGAAATGCAGCATTCGACTATTTATTAAAACCTATTGATATTGATGATTTGAAAGAAACAATTGAAAGATATAAAAACAGTAAAAAAATAGATATAAGTTATGAAACAAACGGTGTTAAAAAAGTTAAAATTGTTGACTTAAGCGAAAGAGAAAAAGAAATTATCAGGCTTATTATTAAAGGCAAAACAAGTAAAGAAATTTCAGAACTCTTGTTTATCAGTAAAAATACAGTTGATACTCACCGCAGAAATATATTAGAAAAAACCGGACTGAAATCTACAAATGAATTAATATGTTTTGTTATTAAAAAAGGATTGGTATAAATACTTTTAAAATAAACCAAAAATAACTATATTTATATATTAAATCAAAAATTATAAGAATATGACATAAAATCAAGTAAAATAAATTCATAAAAAAGAGTTAGCTTTTATTTTTGATACTGAAATATGGAGAATTTTAACATAAATACTAATGAAACTAAAATATTTTAAAGATACTGATACACTTTATATAGATTTATCGGAAAAAACCAGCACAGAATCATTAGAAGTAACCGAAGGTATAGTAATAGATTTTGATAAGGATAATAAAATTGTTGGTATTGAAATAGAACAAGCTAAAAAAATTTTAGATTTTAATAATTTTAATATTGATATTCCTTTTAATGAAATTTTAAAAAAACAAAAAATTGAAAAGATGACATAAAGCAAATAAAGACATATTAAAAATATGCGTTACTAATATTTCTCTCAAGATTAAACCGCCAAATTTTATACGAAGTAGAGAAATAGATAGGAATGCACCCGACAGGGTGTGTTCTTCTGTTTATTTCAATTACTTCGGGGTGCTTGGCGGTACCTTTCTTGAGTTGAATGACAGCAGGGGTTCACGCCTTTTTTTATTTTCAAATTTTAAATATAAATCAGCTTTTTGAACCTCAAGGAAAAAATACTCACTAATGAGTATCAAAAATCCCAAATATTGTATAAAAATACTCATTGATGAGTATTGATTTGCTTTTATGATAGGAATAACTTTGTTTGATAAAGTTAAGTTAATTATAAATTATACTCATATATCAGCAGTTCTTTGAAACACAAATAATTGCAACCATAATACTCTATATATTTTCAACTGGAAAATATTCGGCTTTACTTTAACTTTATTTATTAACCTTTTAAAAATTAGAGCTATGAAAAAAATAAATTTTACAATTTTAACAGTTGCTTTTTTAATGCTTTCTTTGGTGAATGCACAAGAAAACATAAAAAAAAGTATTAAATGTATTCAAGGAAAGAATTTAAAGCATACAGATGTAAAAAAAATAAAGAAAGTAAACACTTCCCTTGATGTAGAAAGAAAAGATTATGTACCTCATTATAATTTAAATGAAAAGTATATCATAAAATTTGAAAAAGATGATAATGAAATTATTAGATTTCTTAATCAAAATGGTATTTCTTATGAATTTAAAGAGAAAGAATTCATTATGGATAATTCCTCTCTTAGTTTACTAAAAAATATTGGTGTTAGATATAAAATTATTGGTAATGAATTAACCTATAGCAATAAAAATAAGGAAAAACCTACTTCAATTTCTAATAATGTTAAAGATGATTATTGGAATGGTTCAAATACTAATGATATTGATATTCCTGATAATGGATATGCATATAGCGTATTACATTGTGATATGTATGGTACAATTACAAATGTTAAATATGATATAAGGGTTTATCATGAATGGGTTAGTGATTTGGAAATTCGAATTTATTATTATAATGAATATGTAACAGAAGTAGTGATTTGGGACAATTGGGGTGGAGAAGAAGATGAGGGCTATGACGATGATTATTGGAATGACCATGACATTGAATTCGATTGGAGAGAAACAAGTGCTTTTAATGGTATGGAAATGCAAGGTAATTGGTATTTAGATTGTTACGACCAAGCTGCTGGTGATGTTGGTTATATAGATTGGTTTAAATTAAAAGTTTATTATTGCACTGTCCCTAACACACCAACAGGAGTAACTGCATCTGACGGTACATATTGTGATGAAGTTCATATGGATTGGAATGATGTCAGTGGTGCTACTTATTACAAAATTTATAAGGGTTCTTCTTGTGGAACATATTTAGGACAAGTAACAGGTTCTGCTTGTACAATTACTAA encodes:
- a CDS encoding response regulator transcription factor translates to MKKITCIIVDDEKEARDRAEDLLKMFKEIRIIAKEGDTDIAIKKIIQQKPDIVFLDIEMPGKNGFDIVNEIKENNISPKFIFVTGHSQYTIKAIRNAAFDYLLKPIDIDDLKETIERYKNSKKIDISYETNGVKKVKIVDLSEREKEIIRLIIKGKTSKEISELLFISKNTVDTHRRNILEKTGLKSTNELICFVIKKGLV
- a CDS encoding DUF2283 domain-containing protein; the protein is MKLKYFKDTDTLYIDLSEKTSTESLEVTEGIVIDFDKDNKIVGIEIEQAKKILDFNNFNIDIPFNEILKKQKIEKMT